The following proteins are encoded in a genomic region of Hymenobacter siberiensis:
- a CDS encoding transposase family protein, which yields MNFSVKNLTTSRKWRAATGLTAERFAQLLAHFKQAYFRLNGTDMIERGAFAPYEVALKTEEELLLFTLFSFKANLTYDLLGLVSGMDGSNAKRNQELGITVLQEALEQTGHAPKREFTTVAEFEAYFQEHETLLVDGTEQRKQRPGNKEMQKDYYSGKKKCTP from the coding sequence ATGAACTTTTCCGTAAAAAACCTCACTACTTCGCGTAAATGGCGTGCTGCCACGGGACTCACGGCGGAGCGTTTTGCGCAGCTTTTGGCGCATTTTAAGCAGGCGTATTTTCGGTTGAATGGAACAGATATGATTGAACGTGGGGCTTTTGCGCCGTATGAAGTAGCCCTTAAAACAGAAGAAGAATTACTGCTTTTCACCCTATTCAGCTTCAAAGCAAACTTGACGTATGATTTGTTGGGATTGGTCAGTGGGATGGACGGTTCCAACGCGAAACGCAACCAGGAATTAGGCATTACGGTGCTCCAAGAAGCGCTGGAGCAAACCGGGCATGCGCCAAAGCGGGAATTTACGACAGTGGCCGAATTTGAAGCCTATTTTCAGGAACACGAGACGTTATTGGTCGATGGAACGGAGCAACGCAAGCAACGACCAGGAAATAAAGAGATGCAAAAAGACTACTATAGCGGTAAAAAAAAATGCACGCCGTAA